In Erpetoichthys calabaricus chromosome 2, fErpCal1.3, whole genome shotgun sequence, a genomic segment contains:
- the LOC114647087 gene encoding interleukin-8-like produces the protein MSKVRDKNVRMEARLSIFNLTLAILAYIYINKEPVEALFVPTRCSCINNKETVRKPVIDMKITEKGPHCKNDEIILTLTEGSKVCLKAAGHQGKRLINCWKRIEKDASRKMECFFWMRPKNSSTENEKDGTS, from the exons ATGAGCAAAGTCAGAGACAAAAACGTAAGAATGGAAGCCAGACTTTCAATATTTAATCTTACATTGGCCATTCtggcctatatatatattaataaag AACCCGTTGAAGCATTGTTTGTACCAACGCGGTGCAGCTGCATTAACAATAAAGAAACTGTAAGAAAGCCAGTTATCGATATGAAGATAACAGAAAAAGgaccacactgcaaaaatgatgaaataat ATTAACTTTAACAGAGGGAAGCAAAGTATGCTTAAAGGCTGCAGGCCATCAAGGCAAAAGGCTAATCAACTGCTGGAAAAG gaTTGAAAAAGATGCAAGTAGAAAAATGGAATGCTTTTTCTGGATGCGACCTAAGAATTCcagcacagaaaatgaaaaagatgggACATCATGA